One Paroedura picta isolate Pp20150507F chromosome 16, Ppicta_v3.0, whole genome shotgun sequence genomic region harbors:
- the LOC143825395 gene encoding vomeronasal type-2 receptor 26-like — MVVAMKQQLLGYGHEASKWEFGSQPHGGSGFILRSVPKNYQHNLAMAFAVKEINGNPNILPNITLGFHIINSYYLARMTYKATLSFLSSLPKFLPNFRCDTQSSQIAVIGGLDSEVSANMATTLTIYKIPQLTYGSFTPTLVNQLLLSSMYQMVPNEATQYFGIIRLFHHFKWTWIVLLVTDDDSGDRFLQILLPMLSENGICFDFTIRLPKHTYFQDAVDVIMKKADYLTVLAQTTANVYFVYGENSSMFIVRLMLILITFISFPPLHKVWIVTCHWDFESVSAQRVWDVETFHGALSLAVHSSQPPGFKMFQQSISPTRAKGDGFIENFWEQAFGCSMRNPHLHGDSKKMCSGEEKLDSIPVVLFEMSMTGHSYNIYNAVYAVAHALHATYIFKSKHRTREKGKSLVFCDVEPWQLHIFLRSITFNNSAGDTIQFNENRELKGVFDVTNWVTFPNGSFIRLKVGRFDPWAPPGEELTIHDDQIVWHRTFNQVLPLSVCNDHCLPGFSQKEKEGKEFCCYDCVPCPDGMIAEQIDMDSCVVCPPGDYSNSKKNQCVPKDISFLSYEEPIGIILATMAISFSLVTALVLKMFVKHQDTPIVKANNRSLTYLLLISLAHCFLSALLFIGQPGKMTCLLRQTSFGIIFSVAISSVLAKTITVVLAFVATKPGSWLRPLVGKRQAYSLVLFCSLIQVGICVLWISTSSPFPDKDLHSLKETIILECNEGSAAMFFCVLGYMGFLAAVSFMVAFIARKLPDSFNEAKFITFSMLLFCSVWLSFIPSYLSTKGKSMVAVEIFSILISSAGLLGCIFLPKCYIIVLRPDLNNRLLLVKKKY; from the exons ATCAGTACCAAAGAACTACCAGCACAACCTGGCCATGGCTTTTGCTGTCAAGGAGATCAATGGGAATCCCAACATCTTACCAAACATCACTTTGGGCTTCCACATTATCAACAGCTACTATCTGGCAAGGATGACCTATaaagccaccctgagcttccTTTCTTCACTGCCAAAATTTCTCCCCAATTTCAGGTGTGATACCCAGAGCAGCCAGATTGCAGTTATTGGAGGACTGGATTCAGAAGTGTCTGCCAATATGGCCACCACACTCACCATATACAAGATACCACAG CTCACTTATGGATCATTTACACCAACACTGGTTAACCAATTGCTCCTTTCTTCTATGTATCAAATGGTCCCAAATGAAGCCACTCAATATTTTGGCATTATCAGGTTATTTCATCACTTCAAATGGACATGGATTGTGCTCTTGGTTACAGATGATGACAGTGGGGACAGGTTCTTGCAGATCTTGCTGCCAATGCTTTCTGAGAATGGCATCTGTTTTGACTTCACTATAAGATTACCAAAACATACTTATTTCCAAGATGCGGTGGATGTAATTATGAAGAAGGCAGACTATTTAACTGTTCTTGCTCAAACCACAGCCAATGTGTACTTTGTTTATGGTGAAAACTCATCCATGTTCATTGTGCGACTAATGTTGATTTTAATAACCTTTATTTCATTTCCTCCCCTGCATAAGGTTTGGATTGTCACATGCCACTGGGATTTTGAATCAGTGTCTGCCCAAAGGGTTTGGGATGTAGaaaccttccatggtgccttaTCTCTTGCAGTTCATTCCAGCCAGCCACCAGGATTCAAAATGTTCCAGCAGTCCATAAGCCCTACCAGGGCAAAAGGAGATGGTTTTATTGAGAACTTCTGGGAGCAGGCATTCGGTTGTTCAATGAGGAATCCACATCTTCATGGGGACAGCAAGAAAATGTGCTCTGGAGAGGAGAAGCTGGATTCTATTCCAGTTGTTTtatttgaaatgagcatgactggCCATAGCTATAAcatctacaatgctgtctatgcggTGGCACATGCCTTGCATGCCACCTACATATTCAAATCTAAACACAGAAcaagagaaaaagggaagagtcTAGTTTTCTGTGATGTGGAACCCTGGCAG CTGCATATTTTTTTAAGGAGCATCACATTCAACAACAGTGCTGGTGACACAATACAGTTTAATGAAAATAGGGAACTGAAAGGTGTTTTTGATGTGACAAACTGGGTCACTTTCCCAAATGGCTCCTTCATCAGACTAAAAGTTGGAAGATTTGATCCTTGGGCTCCTCCAGGAGAAGAATTGACCATTCATGATGATCAAATTGTGTGGCACAGAACATTTAATCAG GTTCTACCACTCTCTGTGTGCAATGACCACTGTCTTCCCGGCTTCAGCCaaaaagagaaggagggaaaggaattttgctgctatgattgtgttCCATGTCCAGATGGGATGATTGCTGAGCAGATAG aTATGGATAGCTGTGTTGTCTGTCCTCCAGGTGACTATTCGAATTCCAAAAAAAATCAATGTGTCCCCAAGGATATAAGCTTCCTTTCTTATGAAGAACCCATAGGTATCATCTTAGCAACCATGGCTATTTCTTTCTCCCTGGTCACTGCTTTGGTACTTAAAATGTTTGTGAAGCACCAGGACACCcccatagtcaaagccaacaaccgcagTTTGACCTATCTTCTTCTTATCTCCCTTGCTCATTGCTTCCTCTCTGCCTTGCTTTTCATTGGTCAGCCTGGAAAaatgacctgccttctccgacaaacaaGTTTTGGTATAATATTCTCAGTAGCTATTTCGAGTGTCctggccaaaaccatcactgtggttcTGGCCTTTGTGGCTACCAAACCTGGCTCATGGCTAAGGCCATTGGTGGGGAAAAGACAGGCATATTCTCTTGTCCTTTTTTGCTCCCTTATTCAAGTAGGCATTTGTGTTCTTTGGATCAGTACTTCCTCTCCATTCCCAGATAAGGACCTGCATTCACTGAAAGAGACAATCATACTGGAATGCAATGAGGGCTCAGCTGCCATGTTTTTCTGTGtcctgggctacatgggcttcctaGCTGCAGTCAGCTTCATGGTGGCTTTCATTGCCAGGAAAttgcctgacagtttcaatgaggccaagtttatcactttcagcatgttgctcttttgcagtgtttggctgtcttttattccaagctacctgagcaccaaagggaaatccatggtggctgtggagatcttctccatcttaatCTCTAGTGCTGGCTTACTTGGTTGCATTTTTCTTCCCAAATGTTATATCATTGTTCTGAGGCCTGACTTAAACAACAGATTGCTGCTTGTAAAGAAGAAATATTGA